The Acidobacteriota bacterium genome includes a region encoding these proteins:
- a CDS encoding sterol desaturase family protein translates to MEGYLQVFLDGYRGYADYLWYEITHPHWKNYFYWLVGVSGIFFALELARPWREMQPRFRKDFWLDFFYMFFNFFLFSLIIYNAASDVAVHAFNDFLALFGVRNLAALEIGSWPVWTQLLTLFLIRDFIHWNIHRLLHRVPFLWEFHKVHHSVEQMGFAAHLRFHWMENVVYRTLEYIPLAMIGFGIDDFFIVHLGTLAAGHFNHSNLRVDLGPLKYILNNPRMHIWHHAREYPRQHAYGMNFGLTLSLWDYLFGTACIPSDGRDIELGVPDQEEFPKTFLAQNVHGFGLTSAERKR, encoded by the coding sequence ATGGAGGGTTATCTTCAGGTCTTTCTGGACGGGTATCGCGGCTACGCCGACTATCTGTGGTACGAGATCACGCATCCTCATTGGAAGAACTATTTTTATTGGCTGGTAGGCGTGTCGGGCATCTTTTTCGCCCTGGAGCTGGCGCGTCCCTGGCGGGAGATGCAGCCCAGGTTCCGCAAGGACTTCTGGCTCGATTTCTTCTACATGTTCTTCAACTTCTTTCTCTTCTCGCTCATCATCTACAATGCCGCTTCAGATGTGGCGGTTCACGCCTTCAACGACTTCTTAGCCCTCTTCGGGGTGCGCAACCTGGCGGCCCTGGAGATCGGGTCCTGGCCGGTGTGGACGCAGTTGCTGACGCTCTTCCTGATCCGCGACTTCATCCACTGGAATATCCACCGGCTGCTTCACCGGGTCCCCTTTCTTTGGGAATTCCACAAGGTCCACCACTCGGTCGAGCAGATGGGTTTCGCGGCCCACCTGCGTTTTCACTGGATGGAGAACGTGGTCTACCGGACGCTGGAATACATCCCTCTGGCCATGATCGGCTTCGGCATCGACGACTTCTTCATCGTCCACCTGGGGACGCTGGCGGCGGGGCACTTCAACCACTCCAACCTGAGGGTCGACCTGGGACCCCTCAAGTACATCCTCAACAATCCGCGCATGCACATCTGGCATCACGCGCGTGAGTATCCGCGCCAGCACGCCTACGGTATGAATTTCGGCCTCACCCTCAGCTTGTGGGACTATCTCTTCGGCACCGCCTGCATTCCCAGCGACGGACGCGACATCGAACTCGGCGTCCCCGACCAGGAAGAGTTCCCCAAGACCTTCCTGGCCCAGAACGTCCACGGCTTCGGCCTGACCTCGGCTGAAAGGAAGCGCTGA
- a CDS encoding gluconate 2-dehydrogenase subunit 3 family protein: MSEQVHPLPKLKSLSRREMLRRFAAAVVVAGNCTFSPEAARHVHEMARESLSQDGAYAPQFFKPHEFATLQRLTELIIPADDRSGSARQAGAPEFIDLLCSQNDELADIYSGGLLWLEGEARREHGDAFLALEEADQASLLELLAAEVRRLDALEEAERSAVWGENTNFGGFSSYRSVPAGRLGPGARFFAWLRRMTVDAFYTSQMGIADLDYQGNTALAEYTVPDEVLEYVRNQGSGK, encoded by the coding sequence ATGTCTGAGCAGGTCCATCCACTCCCTAAACTGAAAAGCCTTTCGCGGCGGGAGATGCTGCGGCGGTTCGCGGCAGCCGTGGTGGTCGCGGGCAACTGTACCTTCAGTCCTGAGGCGGCCCGCCATGTGCACGAGATGGCGCGTGAGTCTCTGTCCCAGGACGGCGCCTATGCTCCCCAGTTCTTCAAGCCCCACGAGTTCGCGACCCTGCAGCGGCTGACCGAACTGATCATTCCCGCCGACGACCGCTCGGGCAGCGCCCGCCAGGCCGGAGCGCCTGAATTCATCGATCTGCTCTGCAGCCAGAACGATGAGCTGGCCGATATCTACAGCGGCGGACTGCTGTGGCTGGAAGGCGAGGCCCGGCGCGAGCACGGCGATGCTTTCCTGGCTCTGGAAGAGGCCGATCAGGCGTCCTTGCTGGAATTGCTGGCAGCGGAAGTCCGCCGCCTCGATGCGCTGGAAGAGGCCGAGCGGTCGGCCGTTTGGGGGGAGAATACGAACTTCGGAGGATTCAGCAGCTACCGCAGCGTCCCGGCCGGCCGGCTGGGGCCGGGCGCCCGCTTCTTCGCCTGGCTCAGACGCATGACCGTTGACGCCTTCTACACCAGCCAAATGGGTATTGCCGACCTCGACTACCAGGGCAACACCGCCCTCGCCGAATACACCGTCCCCGACGAGGTGCTGGAGTATGTGAGGAATCAGGGTTCCGGAAAGTGA
- a CDS encoding GMC family oxidoreductase, translated as MANLQREPKKYDVVVIGSGAGGGTSVRVLTEKGLECALIEAGPMLDPYSEFKEHQWPYQVDHRGAEQGGKAYFGKGKPFGYFSTTSGGWQLDGEPYTVGEGSQFQWFRSRILGGRTNHYGRMSFRFSDYDFKPYDKDGLGVNWPVSYDDISPYYDKAESFIGVTGSVEGIRSAPDGIFQPPPPPKAHELLIKQACDGLGIPCIPNRRAVITTPLNGRAPCHYCGHCNRGCLTASAYSSSQVEILPALEKGNLTIFSNCMAREILTDDSGKVTGVSYIDKESRQEKQIRCRVLVLAASACESSRLLLNSKSPRFPDGVANGSGLVGRFLMDTVGFSMRGYVPALEGLPRYNTDGFGGAHLYMPWWLFDDAKLDFPRGYHIEIGGGYGLPGVGFGGSTIERHGGFGQGLKEQIRKEYGCFVYFAGRGEMIPNNLSYCEIDPQVVDQWGIPVLRFHFKWSDYEWKQARHMEKTFSEIIEAMGGTVQNPPRPGDRGISVGGEIIHEVGTVRMGDSPKASVLNAFNQAHEVPNLFVVDGGCFVGNPDKNPTLTINALAWRAADYLAEEMRKGNV; from the coding sequence ATGGCCAACCTTCAGAGGGAACCCAAGAAGTATGACGTGGTGGTGATCGGGTCGGGGGCGGGGGGCGGGACCTCGGTTCGGGTGCTGACGGAGAAAGGGCTCGAGTGCGCGCTGATCGAGGCGGGGCCGATGCTCGATCCGTACAGCGAATTCAAAGAGCACCAGTGGCCCTATCAGGTCGATCACCGGGGAGCGGAACAGGGCGGCAAGGCCTACTTCGGCAAGGGCAAACCGTTCGGCTACTTCTCCACCACCAGCGGAGGCTGGCAGTTGGACGGAGAACCTTACACGGTGGGCGAGGGCAGCCAGTTTCAGTGGTTCCGCTCGCGCATCCTGGGCGGACGCACCAACCACTACGGACGCATGTCGTTCCGCTTTTCCGACTATGACTTCAAGCCCTACGATAAGGACGGACTGGGCGTCAACTGGCCCGTCTCCTACGACGACATCTCGCCCTATTACGACAAAGCAGAGTCCTTTATCGGGGTCACGGGATCGGTGGAAGGCATCCGCAGCGCCCCGGACGGGATCTTCCAGCCCCCGCCGCCTCCCAAGGCTCACGAACTGCTCATCAAGCAGGCCTGCGACGGACTCGGCATCCCCTGCATTCCCAACCGCCGGGCCGTCATCACCACGCCTCTCAACGGACGGGCCCCCTGCCACTACTGCGGTCATTGCAACCGCGGCTGTCTCACCGCTTCGGCCTACTCCTCCAGCCAGGTGGAGATCCTCCCCGCCCTGGAGAAGGGCAATCTCACCATCTTCTCCAATTGCATGGCGCGGGAGATTCTGACCGACGACAGCGGCAAGGTTACGGGCGTCTCCTACATCGACAAGGAGAGCCGGCAGGAAAAGCAGATCCGCTGCCGTGTGCTGGTGCTGGCCGCCAGCGCCTGCGAGTCGTCCCGCCTGCTGCTCAACTCGAAGTCGCCCCGCTTCCCCGACGGAGTGGCCAACGGTTCAGGCCTGGTGGGACGCTTTCTGATGGACACGGTGGGCTTCTCGATGAGGGGCTACGTCCCCGCTCTGGAAGGACTGCCCCGCTACAACACCGACGGCTTCGGAGGCGCTCACCTCTACATGCCCTGGTGGCTGTTCGACGACGCCAAGCTGGATTTCCCGCGCGGCTACCACATCGAGATCGGAGGCGGCTACGGCTTGCCCGGCGTGGGCTTCGGAGGAAGCACCATCGAGCGCCATGGGGGCTTCGGCCAGGGCCTGAAAGAACAGATCCGCAAAGAGTACGGCTGCTTCGTCTATTTCGCCGGCCGCGGAGAAATGATCCCCAACAACCTCAGCTACTGCGAGATCGATCCCCAGGTGGTCGATCAATGGGGCATTCCCGTGCTGCGCTTTCACTTCAAGTGGTCCGACTACGAGTGGAAGCAGGCCCGCCATATGGAGAAGACCTTCTCCGAGATCATCGAGGCCATGGGAGGCACCGTCCAGAACCCGCCGCGGCCAGGCGACCGGGGCATCTCGGTGGGGGGAGAGATCATCCACGAGGTGGGCACCGTACGCATGGGAGACAGTCCCAAGGCTTCGGTGCTCAACGCCTTCAACCAGGCTCACGAGGTCCCCAATCTTTTCGTTGTGGACGGGGGCTGCTTCGTGGGCAATCCCGACAAGAATCCGACTTTGACCATCAACGCCCTGGCTTGGCGGGCGGCAGACTATCTGGCCGAAGAAATGAGGAAAGGCAATGTCTGA
- a CDS encoding PP2C family protein-serine/threonine phosphatase produces the protein MADDIKRLTDRIIRVESLLIGLTIGAIAYGDYLAGPDLSLGYIYLVPLSYSALTHRLRTTLLLVVVCVALRQWFGPLERSTWLLFGRDWVLTAVFLSVVTALYRLGRARQQLFQKARRQRDELVREVELAAQVQRQLLSQNVPPSDRIDISARNWPAKVVGGDYYDFIPVSDDLLGIVIADVSGKGLPAALLMPAVQISLRALAKENASPEALLRSLNTTLYEVTDRASFATLFYAVLDMGSGCLRYANAGHPPPLLFASRGECSRLEAGGLPVGLLPGSRYQSGQAVLEGGGVLVLYTDGVIETRGTQDEDFDISAVRSVIAAHRQGDSSQIVHALHSAVTQFAAPSHVFDDLTAIAVKIPPVESP, from the coding sequence GTGGCGGACGATATCAAGAGGTTGACGGACAGGATTATCCGGGTGGAGTCGCTATTGATCGGCCTGACGATCGGAGCCATCGCTTACGGCGACTATCTGGCCGGACCTGACCTTTCACTGGGCTACATCTACCTGGTCCCGCTCAGCTACAGCGCTCTCACCCACCGCCTGCGCACCACGCTGTTGTTGGTTGTTGTCTGCGTGGCTCTGCGCCAATGGTTTGGACCCTTGGAGCGCTCAACCTGGCTCTTGTTCGGCCGCGATTGGGTCCTGACGGCGGTCTTCCTCAGTGTCGTGACGGCCCTTTATCGGCTGGGCCGGGCCCGCCAACAGTTGTTCCAAAAGGCCAGGCGCCAGCGCGACGAATTGGTACGCGAGGTTGAACTAGCCGCCCAAGTGCAGCGGCAACTCCTGAGTCAGAACGTGCCCCCTTCCGACCGAATCGACATCTCGGCCCGCAACTGGCCGGCCAAGGTGGTTGGCGGAGACTATTACGATTTCATTCCTGTTTCGGACGACCTCCTGGGCATTGTGATCGCCGACGTTTCGGGAAAAGGCTTGCCAGCCGCCTTGTTGATGCCCGCTGTCCAGATCTCGCTTCGGGCGCTAGCCAAAGAGAACGCATCCCCAGAGGCGCTCTTGCGGAGCCTCAACACGACACTCTACGAGGTGACCGACCGCGCCAGCTTCGCCACCCTTTTCTACGCGGTTCTCGACATGGGTTCGGGCTGTTTGCGCTACGCCAACGCTGGTCATCCGCCTCCGCTGCTTTTCGCTTCTCGGGGAGAATGCAGCCGTCTGGAGGCCGGGGGATTGCCGGTCGGGCTGCTGCCCGGCAGCCGCTACCAGTCTGGTCAGGCCGTCTTGGAGGGGGGAGGAGTCCTGGTTCTCTACACCGACGGAGTCATCGAGACTCGCGGAACACAAGATGAAGACTTCGACATCAGCGCCGTTCGTTCGGTCATCGCCGCCCACCGGCAAGGCGACAGCAGCCAAATCGTCCATGCCCTACACAGCGCCGTCACCCAGTTCGCCGCCCCCTCGCATGTCTTCGACGACCTAACCGCCATCGCCGTCAAGATCCCCCCCGTCGAGAGCCCTTAG
- a CDS encoding type II toxin-antitoxin system ParD family antitoxin: MATNDPLASLNFEIPESLREWIEGEVARCDYASASEYLQELVRQDQRRKEKRDLDAKLLAGLGSGRIEATDEYIEEKIRLFKQRYREQLSSEG, encoded by the coding sequence ATGGCGACCAATGATCCTCTGGCTTCGTTGAACTTCGAGATCCCCGAATCGCTGCGGGAGTGGATCGAAGGCGAGGTGGCGCGCTGCGACTACGCATCGGCCAGCGAGTATCTGCAGGAATTGGTGCGGCAGGACCAGCGGCGAAAGGAGAAGCGCGACCTGGACGCCAAACTGCTGGCGGGCCTGGGCTCGGGGCGCATCGAAGCGACCGACGAGTACATCGAAGAGAAGATCCGGCTCTTCAAACAGCGCTACCGCGAGCAGCTGTCCAGTGAAGGCTAG
- a CDS encoding type II toxin-antitoxin system RelE/ParE family toxin: protein MKARILLSSDAERDIDEQAVYIAQDSPRAALRYYRSLWAGFKRLLEMPEIGVRYPTQEPKLSDLRF, encoded by the coding sequence GTGAAGGCTAGGATACTCCTCTCCTCCGATGCCGAGCGTGACATCGACGAGCAGGCCGTCTACATCGCCCAAGATAGCCCGCGCGCGGCACTCCGCTATTACCGGTCGCTCTGGGCGGGCTTCAAGCGCCTGCTTGAAATGCCCGAAATCGGCGTCCGCTATCCAACCCAGGAACCCAAACTTTCCGATCTTCGCTTCTAG
- a CDS encoding TerC family protein, producing MIELLTAENLIALATLTALEIVLGIDNIVFIAIISAKLPKSQQPRARRLGLAAAMIMRILLLLGITWIMGLTRPLFEVLGHAFSGRDLILLIGGLFLIGKATYEIHDKLEASHKKDKSGKPRATFAAVIAQIMLLDVVFSLDSVITAVGMVKSIAIMIIAVITAVTVMLIFAEKISNFIEKHPTLKMLALSFLLLIGVMLVVEGTGQHVEKGYIYFAMGFSLLVELLNMRVRARRRDARFQAIPSEE from the coding sequence ATGATTGAACTTCTAACAGCCGAAAACCTGATCGCCCTGGCCACGCTGACGGCCCTCGAAATCGTGCTGGGCATCGACAACATCGTCTTCATCGCTATCATCAGCGCCAAGCTGCCCAAGTCCCAGCAGCCAAGGGCCCGCCGCCTGGGACTGGCGGCGGCCATGATCATGCGCATCCTGCTGCTGCTGGGCATCACCTGGATCATGGGACTGACGCGTCCGCTCTTCGAGGTGCTGGGACATGCTTTCTCGGGACGCGACCTGATCTTGCTCATCGGAGGGCTCTTCCTCATCGGCAAGGCCACTTACGAGATCCACGACAAGCTTGAGGCCTCCCACAAGAAGGACAAGAGCGGCAAGCCCAGGGCCACCTTTGCCGCCGTCATCGCCCAGATCATGCTGCTCGACGTCGTCTTCTCGCTCGACTCGGTCATCACCGCCGTGGGGATGGTCAAGAGCATCGCCATCATGATCATCGCCGTCATCACCGCCGTCACCGTCATGCTCATCTTCGCCGAGAAGATCTCCAACTTCATCGAGAAGCACCCCACCCTCAAGATGCTGGCCCTCAGCTTCCTGCTCCTGATTGGAGTGATGCTGGTGGTGGAAGGCACCGGCCAGCACGTGGAAAAGGGCTACATCTACTTCGCTATGGGCTTCTCGCTGCTGGTGGAGCTCCTCAACATGCGCGTGCGCGCCAGACGCCGCGACGCCCGCTTCCAAGCCATCCCCAGCGAGGAATAA
- a CDS encoding SGNH/GDSL hydrolase family protein → MRGFPGRSLMHRIALSTITLVLAVAAFEGLCRLLDVDFNPHAHWQYHPELGWTQARSKTFTERKHGENVIVQFNSLGFRDLDHSFFKPEGVRRIVILGDSFSEALQVNLDDTYWRQLQLMLNGGQTGPWEVINLGVGDYGSMQELLALRRYGLRFEPDIVISQIFPLNDICNNTLELAGLCKSRNDRYRPYAALRQGQLVPVWDQPLRHKLRSSLVSFGVLERAYLQFVAQETGQVQERQHQARIAQRGLPADPLIYTLARDKDQIDQVRRGWSMTERILEETARECRQRGIPWLPVVVPFFARVGTAFPEFQRSYPHVPLARDYPEQRLRRFFHRLEVPSVMALEIFDEYPHLALPPRGGHLNPNAHRLVAQAIYRQLIDSQWVEPLTTREVGESQ, encoded by the coding sequence ATGAGAGGTTTCCCGGGTCGCTCTTTGATGCATCGGATCGCCCTCTCCACCATCACCCTGGTGTTGGCGGTGGCTGCCTTTGAGGGCCTTTGCCGCCTGCTGGACGTCGACTTCAATCCTCACGCCCACTGGCAATACCACCCTGAGCTGGGGTGGACCCAGGCCCGTTCCAAGACCTTCACCGAGCGCAAGCACGGCGAAAACGTCATCGTGCAGTTCAATTCGCTGGGATTCCGCGACCTGGACCACTCCTTTTTCAAGCCCGAAGGCGTTCGGCGCATCGTCATCCTGGGCGATTCCTTCAGCGAGGCTCTGCAGGTCAACCTGGATGACACCTACTGGCGGCAACTGCAATTGATGCTCAACGGCGGCCAGACCGGGCCCTGGGAAGTCATCAACCTGGGGGTTGGCGACTACGGGTCGATGCAGGAACTGCTGGCGCTGCGCCGATATGGACTGCGCTTCGAGCCCGACATCGTCATCTCCCAGATCTTTCCGCTCAACGACATCTGCAACAACACCCTGGAGCTGGCCGGGCTGTGCAAGAGCCGCAACGACCGCTACCGGCCCTACGCCGCCTTACGCCAGGGGCAACTTGTGCCCGTGTGGGACCAACCGCTGCGCCACAAGCTGCGTAGTTCGCTGGTTTCCTTCGGCGTGCTGGAGCGCGCCTACCTGCAGTTTGTGGCTCAGGAGACGGGACAGGTGCAGGAACGCCAGCATCAGGCCCGCATCGCCCAGCGGGGGCTTCCGGCCGACCCCCTCATCTATACCCTGGCCAGGGATAAGGACCAGATTGACCAGGTACGCCGGGGCTGGAGCATGACCGAGCGCATCCTGGAAGAAACCGCCCGCGAGTGCCGCCAACGCGGGATTCCCTGGCTTCCGGTTGTGGTCCCGTTTTTCGCCCGAGTAGGGACTGCATTTCCTGAATTTCAGCGTTCTTACCCCCACGTCCCCCTGGCACGTGATTACCCGGAACAGCGCTTAAGACGCTTTTTTCACCGTCTTGAAGTACCCTCGGTGATGGCCTTGGAGATCTTTGACGAGTATCCGCATCTGGCCCTGCCTCCGCGGGGAGGACATCTCAACCCCAACGCTCACCGCCTGGTGGCGCAAGCCATTTACCGCCAACTGATCGACTCGCAGTGGGTGGAGCCGTTAACGACCCGAGAAGTAGGCGAATCGCAATGA
- a CDS encoding glycosyltransferase, which produces MSQIIACTIVSNNYLAFARVFAKSFLEHHPDGQVFTLIVDRPDPRVDYADEPFHSVFVEDLGIEAFRNMAFRYSILELNTAVKPFWLTYLHQQTGASRVFYFDPDILVLAPMDDFFSKLESHDVLLTPHVTGPIDDSHHPSERDILSAGIYNLGFLGAALNPRTRKFFEWWGDRLHKTGYSQVEQGLFVDQKWMDFAPAFLERALIVHDPALNAAYWNLMQRHPRMEKGEWRVGESRLRFFHFSGFDPRNVERISKHQDRFRLSDLPDLKPLFERYSKLLAEEGADEVADLPYTYGSFDNGVGVPAFCRKALQSLDREGRRWPDPFAVGEGSFYQWLHQPDPYFRELPRWALSVWDADPQCWQLFSFDHPEDPERFGRWLLSEGVRIHNVDEAFLEDWESQLGGRGAVLRAGRHPVWKGAKRSDLDSILRSQRRGALKEWLWRLGKASHFWLAPELGLDREGPRVSRLALAIQLSRQDLRDRYPEPLGASCADFASWFVTHGASEYELPPAAFEPVMSSFPVRQRLRLRLWWLLRKRVLRFKVEERGEGAQHPESDAGQRPPVAVDEDAGALPLSSARRGVHVIGYLNAPTGKGEEGRGTLAALEAASVPHRAWVVDGRTQRFSREDSHLLSTQPSDLALVLYHVNADMMGAVRRHMPVRLRTVPLHVGYWDWELSHFPLSFADRFEGLDEVWAPSRFCQQSFASLSPLPVRWVPPCVIAAQSGIEPERLSSVPDQAFLFFNSFDVRSSPERKNPRGLLQAFNLLYRQAGEKVHLLLKINHAQDGLEVVQELKAEAEGLPVTFMTEQKTRPEMNALMAACDCYVSLHRSEGLGLPLIEAAYLEKPVVATDYSGNTDFLDESTGWPVNYNMCRLEKDIGPYPAGTVWADADPEHAAFQMAEVLYQPRERQKRAQAALRKALDLYSPAAAGRRLAQELDRLLP; this is translated from the coding sequence ATGTCACAGATCATAGCCTGTACCATCGTCTCCAACAATTATTTGGCCTTTGCGAGAGTTTTCGCCAAGTCGTTCCTGGAGCACCACCCCGACGGGCAGGTTTTCACTTTGATCGTGGACCGGCCCGACCCCCGCGTCGATTACGCGGACGAGCCTTTTCACAGCGTGTTCGTAGAGGATCTGGGCATCGAGGCCTTCCGCAACATGGCCTTCCGCTACTCCATCCTGGAACTCAACACCGCCGTCAAGCCCTTCTGGCTCACCTACCTTCACCAGCAGACAGGGGCCTCCCGAGTCTTCTATTTCGATCCCGACATCCTGGTGCTGGCACCGATGGACGACTTCTTTTCCAAGCTGGAAAGCCATGACGTGTTGTTGACGCCCCACGTCACGGGACCCATCGACGACTCTCACCATCCCTCGGAGAGAGACATTCTCTCGGCGGGCATCTACAACCTGGGGTTTCTGGGAGCCGCCCTCAACCCCCGGACCCGGAAGTTTTTCGAGTGGTGGGGCGACCGCCTGCACAAGACCGGCTACAGCCAGGTCGAGCAGGGGCTCTTCGTCGACCAGAAGTGGATGGATTTCGCTCCCGCCTTTCTTGAGCGGGCCCTGATCGTCCACGACCCCGCGCTCAACGCGGCTTATTGGAATCTGATGCAGCGGCATCCCCGAATGGAGAAGGGAGAGTGGCGGGTCGGCGAGTCGCGCTTGCGCTTCTTTCATTTCAGCGGATTCGATCCTCGCAACGTGGAGCGAATCTCCAAGCACCAAGACCGCTTCAGGCTCTCAGACCTACCTGATCTCAAACCCCTCTTCGAGCGCTATTCGAAGCTGCTGGCGGAGGAAGGGGCGGACGAGGTGGCGGATCTGCCCTACACTTACGGCAGCTTCGACAATGGCGTCGGAGTGCCTGCATTCTGCCGCAAAGCGCTGCAATCGCTGGACAGGGAGGGGCGACGTTGGCCCGACCCCTTTGCCGTGGGCGAGGGCAGCTTCTACCAATGGCTGCACCAACCCGACCCCTACTTCAGAGAGTTGCCCCGATGGGCCTTGAGCGTGTGGGATGCTGATCCTCAATGCTGGCAGCTTTTTTCCTTCGACCATCCCGAGGACCCGGAACGATTCGGAAGGTGGCTGCTTTCCGAAGGCGTCCGCATCCATAACGTCGACGAGGCCTTTCTGGAGGACTGGGAATCGCAGTTGGGCGGACGCGGGGCTGTCCTCAGAGCCGGTCGCCACCCGGTCTGGAAAGGCGCCAAGAGGAGCGATCTCGACAGCATCCTGCGCTCTCAAAGGCGGGGAGCCTTAAAGGAGTGGCTATGGAGGCTGGGAAAAGCGTCCCATTTCTGGCTGGCGCCCGAACTCGGATTGGATCGCGAGGGTCCTCGGGTCTCGCGCTTGGCCCTGGCCATTCAGCTCAGCCGCCAGGATCTGCGTGATCGCTACCCCGAACCGTTGGGCGCCTCCTGCGCCGATTTCGCATCATGGTTCGTCACCCACGGCGCCAGCGAATATGAATTGCCTCCCGCAGCCTTTGAACCCGTCATGTCGAGCTTCCCTGTCCGTCAGAGGCTGCGGTTGAGACTTTGGTGGCTTCTGCGCAAGCGTGTTCTTCGCTTCAAAGTCGAGGAGAGGGGGGAGGGCGCACAGCACCCTGAATCCGACGCGGGGCAGCGCCCACCAGTTGCTGTCGATGAGGATGCCGGAGCGCTGCCCCTGTCCAGCGCCAGACGGGGAGTTCACGTCATCGGCTATTTGAATGCGCCCACGGGCAAGGGGGAAGAGGGACGAGGCACGCTGGCGGCACTGGAGGCGGCCTCAGTTCCCCACAGGGCGTGGGTGGTGGACGGGCGAACGCAGAGGTTCTCCCGAGAAGACTCACATCTTCTCTCCACCCAGCCCTCGGACTTGGCTTTAGTGCTCTATCACGTCAACGCCGACATGATGGGGGCCGTGCGGCGCCACATGCCGGTCCGCTTGCGCACGGTTCCCTTACACGTGGGCTACTGGGACTGGGAACTCAGCCATTTCCCGCTTTCCTTTGCCGACCGTTTCGAGGGACTGGACGAAGTTTGGGCGCCCAGCCGCTTCTGTCAGCAGTCCTTCGCCTCTCTTTCTCCGCTGCCGGTGCGGTGGGTGCCGCCATGCGTCATCGCCGCCCAGTCCGGCATCGAGCCCGAGCGCCTTTCGAGCGTACCCGACCAGGCTTTTCTCTTCTTCAACTCCTTCGACGTCCGATCCAGTCCCGAACGCAAGAACCCCCGCGGATTGTTGCAGGCTTTCAACCTGCTCTACCGGCAGGCGGGAGAAAAGGTTCACCTCCTGCTCAAGATCAATCACGCCCAGGACGGCTTGGAGGTGGTGCAGGAACTGAAGGCAGAAGCCGAGGGACTGCCGGTCACGTTCATGACCGAACAAAAGACCCGTCCGGAGATGAATGCGCTGATGGCGGCTTGCGACTGCTATGTCTCGCTGCACCGCTCAGAAGGACTGGGCCTGCCTCTCATCGAAGCCGCTTACCTCGAAAAGCCGGTCGTGGCCACCGATTACAGCGGCAACACCGATTTCTTGGACGAGTCCACCGGCTGGCCGGTCAACTACAACATGTGCCGGCTGGAGAAAGACATCGGACCCTATCCGGCGGGGACGGTGTGGGCCGACGCCGACCCGGAGCATGCCGCCTTTCAGATGGCCGAAGTCCTTTATCAGCCTCGCGAGCGCCAAAAACGCGCCCAGGCAGCCCTTCGAAAAGCTCTCGATCTCTATTCGCCCGCCGCCGCCGGCCGCCGCTTGGCCCAGGAATTGGACCGGCTCCTGCCCTGA
- a CDS encoding HNH endonuclease signature motif containing protein: protein MGTLVWGRIFVKRLERASSTPKTITSYASHPRSKSHQTASGKVGLRATLSQAAHGSKTSSEENEGEAVLREFAHKCAICGGRNPHLHHIDGDPSNNEHKNLIPLCPNHHLIDQHAPTAVTDPRKLRLFRQFKDPSILSPEFEALFSRFLFLLELEKNSFDVKQATLSVGELTSFVSALKMGNFYAEQIGRLLKRPSRVSLVFPDPRAEEKGRRGRPSSNSSKRIEKRLLP from the coding sequence TTGGGAACTCTAGTCTGGGGCAGAATCTTTGTCAAGAGGTTAGAGAGGGCAAGCAGTACTCCGAAAACTATAACAAGTTACGCGAGTCACCCTCGTTCGAAGAGCCACCAGACGGCTTCCGGCAAGGTGGGACTCCGTGCTACGCTTTCCCAAGCAGCCCATGGCTCGAAAACAAGTTCCGAAGAAAACGAAGGAGAGGCTGTCCTCAGGGAGTTCGCCCACAAGTGTGCCATCTGCGGTGGCAGAAACCCTCATTTGCACCACATCGACGGGGACCCCTCGAACAACGAGCATAAGAACCTGATCCCGCTCTGCCCCAACCACCACCTTATTGACCAACATGCACCAACTGCGGTGACGGACCCTCGAAAACTGCGCCTCTTCCGACAGTTCAAAGACCCAAGCATCCTGTCGCCAGAGTTCGAGGCGTTGTTCAGCAGATTCCTTTTCCTCCTCGAATTAGAAAAAAATTCCTTCGACGTTAAGCAAGCTACCTTGTCGGTTGGGGAGTTGACCTCGTTCGTCTCAGCACTCAAGATGGGCAACTTCTACGCGGAGCAGATTGGGCGCCTGCTCAAGAGGCCTAGTCGGGTAAGTCTTGTTTTCCCCGACCCCAGGGCCGAGGAAAAGGGGAGGCGCGGGCGGCCTTCTTCAAACAGCTCGAAGAGAATCGAGAAAAGACTATTGCCCTAA